One window from the genome of Helicoverpa zea isolate HzStark_Cry1AcR chromosome 6, ilHelZeax1.1, whole genome shotgun sequence encodes:
- the LOC124631006 gene encoding palmitoyltransferase ZDHHC11-like, which translates to MDKCCASHQSPRPQRRLNGFQLPLNHQQIIGWIVFIATGSLNYFILIKIQFDELKTIALVVFTVLYVSHVSSHLCASLLDPSETELRKLEVYNVPEFNREIHAHVIENGRCHLCNIHTSGRRTKHCSICNKCVENFDHHCKWLNNCIGRRNYVAFISCVTTAFMISAFTSSLCAADIVIFFTNPKYFSIEAQTFTNCSALYNTTSVTPSFCRNSISLFTFLVIFCVVSTAIGCALLHLCCFHIYISLLGVTTYEYVVRSGDSEVPPYKYVRNCKCCRWRMSQELYAIRKSNGNIQSQQNPDTSKWNVSRTTHLENGEANVLNFISILINNELGKARKIFLYDKNKVHPQDGNSSGR; encoded by the coding sequence ATGGACAAATGCTGTGCCTCACATCAATCTCCCAGACCACAAAGAAGATTAAACGGATTTCAATTACCACTAAACCACCAACAAATAATCGGATGGATTGTCTTCATCGCAACGGGAtcgttaaattattttattcttattaaaatacaatttgacGAGTTAAAGACCATAGCTCTAGTGGTATTTACGGTGCTGTACGTGTCTCACGTTTCATCACATCTTTGTGCGTCGCTGTTAGACCCCAGTGAGACCGAATTAAGAAAATTAGAAGTTTATAATGTTCCTGAATTCAACCGAGAAATCCACGCACACGTTATTGAGAATGGAAGATGTCATCTGTGTAATATACATACTAGCGGCAGAAGAACCAAGCATTGCAGTATATGCAACAAATGTGTGGAGAACTTCGACCACCACTGCAAGTGGCTCAACAACTGCATTGGCCGCAGGAACTACGTGGCGTTCATTTCTTGCGTCACTACAGCGTTCATGATATCAGCGTTTACGTCATCGCTGTGTGCCGCAgatattgtgatattttttacaaatccaaaatattttagtattgaAGCACAAACTTTTACTAACTGCAGTGCATTATACAACACAACGTCGGTAACGCCGAGTTTTTGTAGAAATTCAATATCTCTCTTTACGTTTTTAGTCATATTTTGTGTAGTATCAACAGCAATAGGATGTGCCTTATTACATTTGTGCTGTTTTCACATTTACATCTCTCTGCTAGGAGTAACGACATATGAATATGTGGTTAGAAGTGGGGACTCAGAAGTTCCTCCTTACAAATATGTTAGGAACTGTAAATGTTGCAGGTGGCGCATGTCACAGGAATTGTATGCCATAAGAAAATCAAACGGGAATATTCAAAGTCAACAAAACCCTGATACAAGTAAATGGAATGTTTCACGTACTACACACCTAGAGAATGGGGAAGCCAATGTTCTAAATTTTATAAGCATATTAATTAACAACGAGTTAGGTAAAgctaggaaaatatttttatatgataagAATAAAGTACACCCACAAGATGGAAATAGTAGTGGTAGATAA